Below is a window of Procambarus clarkii isolate CNS0578487 chromosome 43, FALCON_Pclarkii_2.0, whole genome shotgun sequence DNA.
ccatctctgcaacctgtttaagtcctcttggaggatcctacaatcctcaactgTCACAAATCTTTTcaacaactttgcatcatccgcaaacatcgacatgtaggattctactcctgtaaacatgtcgttaacgtatattagaaatagaattagtctcagcaccgatccttgaggtactccactcgttactgtttgtCAGTCCGACGTCTCGCCCCTTaccctctctggctccttcctgttaggtagttccttacccatgctagggcctttccactCACTCCCGCCTgcatttgaatagcagtctcatgtgcagtactgtatcaaaggctttttggcagtccagaaatgtgcagtctgcccaaccttctctgtcctgccttatcctcgttatgttatcatagaattccaaaaggtttgttaggcaagatttttcttttcagaacccatgttgatatttGTTTACAAATCAAATATTCtttaggtgtgcaaccagtcttagcctaattattctttcaagtattttacaggggatgcttgtccgtgatacaggtctatagttaagtgcctcctccctatcacctttcttgaaaatcgttacatcatttgccctcttccagcgactggacaattctcccgacataagtgatccattaaagatccttgccagaagcacgctgagggcctgcgctgtgtcttttagtatccacggtgatactttgtctggtccaaccgctttagttgcatccagtgttgtgcgTCGGTTCTCGCGCCCTACTTCTGGCAGGTGAGAAGTGAGaaccaggcctcctgattggtGGTCTGGTCGACCAGACTGTTGTACGCGGATCCTCACAGCCTGTTGATCAGTTATCCTTTGGAGGCGTTTATCAAGTTCTCCTTTGAACACCATGAGAAGACGGCCATTTATGGGGTTTAGTAATAGTTGCTGTATATTATCACCAGCGTTTGTAGTAATATATTAAACAAATTTGTTATTTTAAAATGTTGTTTAAATGTAGTGTTATTTTTACTCTTAAATGTGAGGGGTAAAAATTTGTGAATATTTAAAGCGGGTATAGTTTAATAGCTGTAATATAATAGCTAATAACAACGGTAATAGtttaaaattaatttatatttaaatattgtattCCGTTATTATTAATTAGTTCGTTACTTGGTCGTCTGGTGGAATATTGTACTATCTTGagggatcttgagatgatttcggggcttagcgtccccgcggcccggtcctcgaccaaacctcctttttgttacagacctcccaggaagcagcccgtagcagctgtctaactcccaggtatctgtttactgctaggtaacaggggcatcagggtgaaagaaactgcccatttgtttccacctccaccggggatcgaagctATGACCTCAGGACtaagaatccgaagcgctgtccacccagctgtcaggcgcctcttAACTTAAACTACTAACTTAAAGtaaaataataatgatgatattaTCATCTTAACTAGCATTAGTTAAGTAAAATTACATATGTATTCTTTCCTTACAGACATACATGGACGCATgcgggaaggggaggaggacagTTGATGTGAATACTAAGCTACCCAGAGCCCGGGTGTTGTTATAAGGATGACGGCCCCACTGCGAAGAGTCAAGCTGACAGAGCTCAACGCCCacttggtgtgtgtactgtgctcGGGATATTTTGTTGATGCCACCACCATTATTGAGTGCCTGCACACCTTTTGCAAGACATGCATCGTGCGCTACCTGCAAACCTCGTCTTTCTGTCCCATCTGTGATGTGCAGGTTAGTTGTGCCAGCTGCACACGTCGTCTTCTCTCAAACAATTCAGGCGTTACTGTCATTTTAGATCAGTATTTTGTAACCTTAAGATTATGTAAAATTTCATGTTACGTAACTATTATATCTTATGAATTTTTAGATCTTATGGATTAAAAAacgtttttgtgtgtgttttacagGTTCACAAAACTAAACCGCTTTTGTCTCTGCGTGAGGACCGGACTCTACAGGATGTTGTCTTCAAACTGGTGCCTGGCTTGTTTCACTCTGAAATGAACAGACGGTTCTGTTTTTATAAAGAACATCCAGAAGCTGGTGAGTTCGTTAACAAGTACACAGACCACGGATCTTTGTGAAAATAAAACGTTTCATATATTACCTTTCCTACCATTTCTCTTATTTACTCTAAATCTTAGCaggttataaatataaaatagttTAACTTTAAATTTCAGAGTATCTTTTCTGGAGTTGTTTTTCAGTTACAAGCTTTAAACAGTGTTTTTCCTTATTAAAAATCCCTATTTTTTGTGTTTTAGGCGGGGACAAAACTGAGCAAAGCTTGAGAGAACGGCAGCACTTCTTCCACGTGGACGACCAGATCTCCTTGTCCCTGGAGCACCTGCCTGCGCCCCCCGCCCTAACCCACTCCCTTCTTCATTCCCATGTCATGAAACCTCTCAAGGTCAGTAATGGCCAGTTAGAGAAACAAAAGGTGGGGGATGAAGAAAAGGAGGGAATAACAGGAGCGAAGGAGGAAATTAAGAAGGAGGAAGGTGGCGAAGAGCGAGAGGtgaatggtgttaaggtaaggaATCAAATATCAAATCTCCCGTGTATACAAATAATTTGGTAAAATGAAGTTAGGCTCAAAGTGTCTGTTGAAGAGATCAGTAGTTGCTGAAACTTATTGGTAATATGAGGGGtaactgcttgatggggttctgggagttgttctactccccaagcccggcccgaggccagacttgacttgagagcttggtccaacaggctgttgtttggagcggctcgcaggcccacatatcctccacagcccggttggtccggcacatcttgaagaaaactatctagttttctcctgaagatgtccacgtttgttccggcaatatatcTTACACTCGttaggagggtgttgaacaaccgtagacctctgatgtttatacagtgtttttGTTTTCTgattgcctatggcacccctgctcttcactggttctattctgcattttcttccatatatgtttttgccccccccccccccccccccccacacaacccgttctcgcaaattcgtaaagtcaatattgacttattaactacgtgcataggtgatatactaaacataatagatacccctaaaaagattcatagaaaacaccgaccttacctaatcttgttagtatcttaagataagcatcttattgcttcgtaattacaattattacttaacctatacctattataggttaggtaataattgtaattacgaagcaataagatgcttatcttaagatactaacaaggttaggtaaggtcggtgttttctatgaatctttttaagggtatctattatgttaagtatgtcacctatgcacatatttaataagtcaatattgacttattaaatttgcgagaacgggttgccccacAGTATGCtattttattgtgtagatttgggacctggccttccagtattttccagttgtacattatttgatatctctctcgtctcctttctagtgagtacatttggagtgtTTAATAGGGCTACTGCATCTAGTTGATTAGGTTTCCTTTGATTCCACTCTGATATAAAGATGTTTTAATGTTCATACTTGATGCTTGGCGCTGAAGGTGTATACTAGTAGTGGCCAGAATAGTCTGTTTCGACTGGAAATACCTGTCAATATGAACCTTGAAGGTTGCTTTTGGTCATGTGGCCTTTTCATATGACATTGATTCCTGGTGGATTATTTGTCATATACTGTTGGTGTGTGGTAAATATATTTCGTAGAATTACTCCGTGGTACTTGTCGCTGTTGTAATCTCTCTTGGGGTTATTGTCAAGGTGGTTGTGATCTGTTTTATGGTTTTTGTTAAGGTGGTTGTGATCTGTTTTATGGTTTTTGTTAAGGTGGTTGTGATCTGTTTTATGGTTGTCAAGGTGGTTGTGATCTGTTTTATGGTTGTCAAGGTGGTCGTGATCTGTTTTATGGTTATTGTCAAGGTGGTTATGATCTGTTTTATGGTTATTGTCAAGGTGGTCGTGATCTGTTTTATGGTTATTGTCAAGGTGGTTATGATCTGTTTTATGGTTGTCAAGGTGGTCGTGATCTGTTTTATGGTTATTGTCAAGGTGGTTGTGATCTGTTTTATGGTTATTGTCAAGGTGGTTGTGATCTGTTTTATGGTTATTGTCAAGGTGGTTGTGATCTGTTTTATGGTTATTGTCAAGGTGGTTGTGATCTGTTTTATGGTTGTCAAGGTGGTCGTGATCTGTTTTATGGTTGTCAAGGTGGTCGTGATCTGTTTTATGGTTGTCAAGGTGGTTGTGATCTGTTTTATGGTTGTCAAGGTGGTTACGATCTGTTTTATGGTTGTCAAGGTGGTTGTGATCTGTTTTATGGTTTTTGTTAAGGTGGTTGTGATCTGTTTTATGGTTATTGTCAAGGTGGTTGTGATCTGTTTTATGGTTGTCAAGGTGGTTGTGATCTGTTTTATGGTTGTCAAGGTGGTTGTGATCTGTTTTATGGTTGTCAAGGTGGTTGTGATCTGTTTTATGGTTGTCAAGGTGGTTGTGATCTGTTTTATGGTTGTTAAGGTGCTTGTGATCTGTTTTATGATTGTAATCACAGATGTTACATCTGGGTTGGCAGATTTTCAAATGATTGTCATTGTTATGTCTCGCCAGTGTACAAATTACAGAGGTGTTATGATTGTATGTTAGAGGCATCAGGGCACCAGGGATAACCTTTCCATGATTCTGAAGATCAATCTGCCCGatgcccgaccaggcctcctggttgctggactggtcaaccaggctgttggatgcagctgctTGCAGCCTTACGTATGAatgacagcctggttgatcaggtatcctttggaggtgtttgtcaagttctctcttgaacagggtgaggggtcggccagttatgtcccttatgtgtactgGAAGCGtggtgaacagtctcgggcctctgatgttaagaGTTCTCTCTGTGCATCTCTTcttttcaacggggatattctgcacatcctgccatgcctcctggtctcatggtgatgttatttctgtgtgcaggtttgggaccagcccctctactattgtccatgtgtaaattattgtgtGCGTCTCCCCCGCCTGCGCTCCAGAGAATACAGATGTAACAATAAGCGGTCCcactaatttagatgttttattgagtgatAATTTGATCACTAGCATAGTCAATTGTATAACAATAGTGATAATTTCAATATCATCAAAAAACATTTTCCTGATCACAGTAATGACATTGTTGTGATTATCACAAGTGTTTAAATTTTGTTTTATGATATGGGAACTTCCCGTGTTCAGTTAATAGTCTCCGTTATTTGCTGTTGCTTAGCATTGGAAGTTTGTTTAACATGTACAATATTCATGTTTACTAAATTTGCTAAGACTGGGATTTGAGGCTTTATCTTCTTGTGGGAGTTATTTGTTAAATATTTCTATTAACGTAAACATGGTTGTCTTCCTCAGGTGGCACACAAAAGGTACCTAAGGTGTCCAGCAGCCGTGCAAGTGTCACATTTGGAGAAGTTCATCCGACTAAAGTATAGCCTGGCGGCCATCACTCATAAGGTATTTTAACTTGCATTTTTATTTGTGAGTAACATTAATATTTGgaattaaaatatattatttctcaAATAGTTTTCGGCTTTTTATAGATTAATATTGCGTCCGCAGGTAGATATTATGCATGGTGGCGACTGCTTGATGGGTGAATTAACACTGCTGGATGTTGTATACATGTATAAGTGGACGGAGGAAGCTCCTCTCCGTCTGATGTACACTGTTACTGCTATCCCTCAATCCCGCAAGAGACCCAGGCCAAATGGTACGCGAGCACCAGGTATTGCTGATCCTGATGTTCCACCTGCAAAGATTCCAAGAACTCAGTCACCCAGTGTTAACCAGACATCCCACCTCCAGGTGTCACCACATACACCAAAAGGGCAGGATGCTTCAAGGGACCAGAGTGAGCGCCCATCACTTACTATTGCCGATGGTGATGACATGAAAATGGAAGTAGATAAGCTTGATCAAGATCAGCTTTCAGAAAGTACTTCTAATGCAGTTATTGATAAAACCATCAGTGTGCCGAGTGTAATGCCAACAGCTGATTCCGTGTGTCCTCAGACTCCTTCCACCGTCTCTAACACCAGTCTTGTTAGTAATAGTGGCAGTAGCACCAATAAGGTCAAGCCATTAACTGGCTCTGCTCCTGTCAGGGGTCGACCAGCTCTTACAACCACCACTTCAGCTACAACAACACCAAGAGTGGCCTTGACACGCATCTCCACACCAGTAACTCCTGTCTCAAGTACTGCCGTCTCTGTTCAAGTGTCTGAACCTATAATAACCTCGCATGCCACTGTAACACCACCCATTACCATGACTAATATCACTACAACTACCTCTCACAATAGTCTTGGTTTTGCACCGGTAAATGCAAGGATGCATATGTCACACTCTTCTGCAAATAGCATTACAGAGGCTGCACTTAAGCCAGTGCGTGCTTTGGGACCATACATCAACAAAATGCCACAGCCAATCATTCCTACACGTCCTCGATTGGGTCGCCCACCAAACTCATCTCGAATAAATGCTGCAACCATGAAGCCACCAGCTCCGAGATTGGGTGATGTACGCAATATTCGCCCAACACTGCCAGGTGGCAAGAAAATGTCTCCAACTGGTGTGAGCTGCCGGGGAAACCAAACGGTTTCGGCAAGTCTTAATGTACAGAGCCGCTTGAGCAGTATTAGTGGACCGCCTGTTAAACTTGGTGCTACAAAAGTTTCAGTTAAAAGGTCATGTGACGTCATTAAAGATATTGGACAGACTCCAAGCCAACCACACGAACAGGTAACGAACCCTCCACTTTCATTTTCCTTGCCAACTAATACATCAACAACAATAGGCTGTCAGGCAACCCTGTGCCTCTCGGACAACCTCACTACTCAATCAATTCCTTCTAACAGTCCACCCACTACATCAACTAACCACAATCTGGAAACAACTTTAGACACAATTGACATGCAAGCTATACAGATGACTCCTAATACCCAGGTGGTGCAGCAAACTGTCAAAGTTCAGGCATGCCAGGAACCTCTGGAAACCCAAGCTGCTCAGAGGCTGCAAGATAAAGTCAACAAAAGTCCTAATCAGTCCACTCAAAGACCTGGCTCTCAACCCAATCAGCGACCTAATTCCCAATCCAATCAACCATCATCCAGCACAAAGGCTAATCAGCGCCCTCAAGACTCCCAAATTAATCAAAGGCCCTCCACTACTGAAACCAATCAACATTCTCCTGGCACTCAAAGTCAGCGGCCTCTTGGCACTCAGGCCAGTCAGCGACAAACTTCTAATCAGCAACCCACAACCATTAATAATCAGCGTCCTGTTACCAGTGCTAGTCAGCATCCTGCTACCAATGCCAGCCAACGGCCTGCTACCAATACCAGCCAACGGCCTGCTACCAATGCCAGCCAACGACCAGCTACCAATGCCAGTCAACGACCAAATACCAATGCTAATCAACGACCAGCTACCAATCCCAATTTACGACCAGGTGGTACCAATGCCAATCAGCAAGCTGGTACCAATAGCAATAAAAAAACTACTACCAATACTACTCAGCAATCTTGTAGTACCCAACCCAGTCAAGAGTGTCAGAGTACCCAAGGTAATCAACAATCTCCCAGTGGCCAAACTAACCAACTACTCTCTGGCACACAAGTGACTGAGCAGCCTTCCACTACCCAGGCCAGTCAGAGAGTATCAGGTACTCAAAATACTCAGAGCTCCCCAATTGGCAATACAATGAAAAGGCCGATTAATCATGTAAACCAGCGACTAACCAATAGCATCAGTGCCCAGCGACCACGAACATCGGTTCAACATCCATCTGTAAACTCGGTTTCCCAACGGTCAACATCCGTAACTTCATGCCCTCCCAGTCCAGCACCCCACCGAGAACTCAGTAGTCCAGCATCTCACCGAGAACCCAGTAGTCCAGCACCCCACCTAGAACCCAGTAGTCCAGCACCCCACCTAGAACCCAGTAGTCCAGCACCCCACCTAGAACCCAGTAGTCCAGCACCCCACCGAGAACCCAGTAGTCCAGCACCCCACCGAGAACCCAGTAGTCCAgcaccctaccgagaacccagtagTCCAGCACCTCATAGAGAACCCAGTAGTCCAgcaccctaccgagaacccagtagTCCAGCACCTCATAGAGAACCCAGTAGTCCAGCACCCCACCGACAACCAATTAGTAGTCCAGCACCCCACCGACAACCAAGTAGTAGTCCAGCACCACACCGACAGTCTGGAAGCACCACACCACGTCCACAGAATACGATATCAACATCTCCAGTTGCTGGACCCACACCAAAAGCAACTCCATCACCCAGAACCACATCATCACCTTCAACATCCACTGTCTCGTTAACAGTCGGTAATAAGGAGACCATACCAGTTTCAACTTTGGCAAATTCGGGTTATGTTGCAGGGTCTAGCAAATCAAATAGTATGCAAAGTGGAAAATCAAATGGATCAAAGTCCAGTATGGCATTTTCACAAGCACGCTCTGCACATCCACTTGGTAACTCCAATGTCAAAAGTGCACCTTCAAAAAGTCAGTCTACCGCAGGAGTGAAAGGTTCACCTAAGTCACCAGGACGTGGACGTGGTAGTTCTGGGACCCCTAATATTCTTAGCATAGCTCAGTCCTTAGCCAGTCGACAGTTACAGCAGCGTACCTCAACATCcacaagtaccaccaccacaaccaatgtATCTGCAGCACAAGTTGGCACACACCAAGCTTACACAAGTGCAGCCCTTAACACTAATGTATATCCGAACGCAATTGGTGGTGGACTAGTCTCGCCTGCATTAGCAGCCTATATGGCCTCAGCATATGGTGATCCTTCTGCTCTTACTGACGTAACTGCTATGAGAAATCTGATCACACTTAGCCAGACAGCTGCTTGCATTCGGGAATTTAACCTTGCTGCCATGGTTAAAGCAGCAGAAACGCTTCCTCGTCCCTCTGATCCCACCCCTATTGACCTTTCACCCACATCAAAGGCTGCCCCTCAGACCCCACTTACTAATGGTCGGACTCACACCGCCACTGCGCATGTGCCTACGAACACAAGAACAGTGGCTTCCCACACTTCCAAATCTCCATCATCTAAAGGTCAACGATCAACTGACACGATTGCCTCAACAACTATATCACCCCCAACACCCGAAGTCACCATCACCAAGCTTCCTAATACTCCTGCATCCACCTCTGCAACTGGATCAGGAAAGGGCACCCTTGGATCAACGAAACTTGGTCCCACTAACACCAATACTGTCTCCATCACTAAGCGACCAGCATCCAGTAACCGGATCGCTGTTGCAAAGTCTCCTGCCAACGCCTCGGTTAGACAAATTCCTAACCCTTCCTTTTTACGACACCAGTCCGAGGCACGCAACAACAATAATGTCGCAAAAGCTACATCTCTCTCATCTGCCTCCAGTTCTCAGGCCATGACAACCAGTTCATCCAAAGCGCATTCATCAACCAAACAGTCAACATCTAGTGGACGAATCACTGGGAATTCTCCTCTCAAGGAAACGGGTCCATTACCAGAGACATCATCTATACTAAAAATTGAACATCTTACTAGGTCACTGGCTGCACCTGGTTCACAAGCATATAGGTTTTTTAATGATAGATAGGGAAATATGAGAGTAaatgaaatattttcattttaggGATTAAAATCCTCAACTACAAACGGACCTGTATTAACGATGACTTGTTCTTACTGATATAGACAATCACTTTATAACCAGATAGTGAAATAATGAAAATTACCAAATGTtgtgtaaattaaaaaaaaacttataAAAGTAGTGCAGTAACCCAGTGCCTTGTTTTCTGATGTATCCTGAAAATTACTTTACTTACGAATAGAAAGCAGACGGGTGTGTATTGCAGATTGTCAAACTGGAATCCTAAAATCAGATGAAACACAAAAACATATGGAAGAGTAAGTGGCAACAATTATTAAATTCAAATAAAATTTGAGATGTTCGGTGATGAAATAACTGTTAAATATTTTAGTGATGAACGAGTACGCACATGCATTGTCTTGTGGAGTCTTGTCAGTTTATGGCTCGTGCATTGAAATGTAAGAACAACGTTTTAACGGACATAATTGAATTCTTGTCACACTCGTAAATCACTTATTGAATTTTTATGTCCGTTGATTAGACAGCTGTAGCCTGTACGCTAATGGGCATATATATAATGCATTATATGTATCAAACTgaaagacgaggagtcacaataatatggctgaaatacattgttcaaaccacacactagaaagtgaagtgacgatgacgtttcggtccgccctggaccattctcaagtcgatttctcaaaaaatcaacttgagaatggtccaggacggaccgaaacgtcgtccctgcactttttagtgtgtggtttggccaaCATATCAAACTGGAACCGTAAAATcagagatatataatatatattatgtgtgAGTGTCTATTTGATAAAAGTGATCACATGCACAATATTTCTCATTGACTGATTTACATATCACAAGTGTGGTGGGCCTGACAGTGTAGCTGCTTATCTAGCCTTGCTGGCCACAGTCACTACACAGCCAAAGTTTTAAACATTATCATATTTTTTTAAACTTTGCGTGCAAACAAGTAATATTCCAAGTTAGAAAATCAATATTATTTACAATTTGGTTAATAAAGAAGGGAAATGTATTATTCAGGTCCATAGTCGTAAATTTCTCTTTGAAAACTCTTGTCCACATTTGTAAAGATGTtttgtaaaaaaatatatatatatacagtatatatatcagAGTTAGATATTTTGTTTTTCGGTGAGTAAATGATAGTCATGGAAATAACAAGTTCATACAGCTTGTTATAgattcatatatttatatatatgtatgtatgtaggtgtGTATTTACATTTCTAATGGTAATGTAAGGATGGTGAATGTGTCATATTATGTAACTTGTACATAcaagtttttattgtatatatggaGGGTTatgtaaataaattttaaatacaAAAATTTTTTTTTGACGTTTTTAATGTCCTTGAAAACAAGTTTTAAAATACTTCATTGGATACTTATATAATAGAGCTGTATGGGAATTTTGATGAAAGTAAATAATAAAGTTCATATACTGAATTTTAAGTTTTGAAATATAAAGTAATGACTCATTACAAAACAGCAAATGATCTCAGTAAATAGGGGGGGAAAATTCCAATATAGCTTCATTACCCAGAAATACTCAACATTTCAGGTGTGGATTATCCACCATGCATTTATACTTAAACACGTTGACAACAAATATTTCGGCAAGCAGTTCAACCAGACACACAAGGTGTAATGTTAccattgcataaaccacaagaaaATCCTTACAAAGAAGATATTATATTGTGATGTGAGGAAAAGAAGCCCTGCTGAATATAACATCCCTTTcaataaaaactcattaaataaaaTCAAAGTTGCAACTACAGGAGAGTCAAAGTCTTAACAAATATGACCATTTGTATTAATAAACAACGGATTATTAAAACTTTTTGACAGTCTTGAAGTTTTTGCAATTTTATAAAGTTAATTCAGTTTCATAATAAATTTCGTTCATTTTTGACGAAAAATCTTGAGTCCCATTCGTGAACTTATCAATATACACCTGTCATCCTAACTTGATATCTTGTCTATACACCTGTTATCCTCGTGATCTTGTCACAATACACCTGTGATCTTCACTTGTGATCTTGTCACAATACACCTGTGATCTTC
It encodes the following:
- the LOC123755701 gene encoding mucin-2; this translates as MTAPLRRVKLTELNAHLVCVLCSGYFVDATTIIECLHTFCKTCIVRYLQTSSFCPICDVQVHKTKPLLSLREDRTLQDVVFKLVPGLFHSEMNRRFCFYKEHPEAGGDKTEQSLRERQHFFHVDDQISLSLEHLPAPPALTHSLLHSHVMKPLKVSNGQLEKQKVGDEEKEGITGAKEEIKKEEGGEEREVNGVKVAHKRYLRCPAAVQVSHLEKFIRLKYSLAAITHKVDIMHGGDCLMGELTLLDVVYMYKWTEEAPLRLMYTVTAIPQSRKRPRPNGTRAPGIADPDVPPAKIPRTQSPSVNQTSHLQVSPHTPKGQDASRDQSERPSLTIADGDDMKMEVDKLDQDQLSESTSNAVIDKTISVPSVMPTADSVCPQTPSTVSNTSLVSNSGSSTNKVKPLTGSAPVRGRPALTTTTSATTTPRVALTRISTPVTPVSSTAVSVQVSEPIITSHATVTPPITMTNITTTTSHNSLGFAPVNARMHMSHSSANSITEAALKPVRALGPYINKMPQPIIPTRPRLGRPPNSSRINAATMKPPAPRLGDVRNIRPTLPGGKKMSPTGVSCRGNQTVSASLNVQSRLSSISGPPVKLGATKVSVKRSCDVIKDIGQTPSQPHEQVTNPPLSFSLPTNTSTTIGCQATLCLSDNLTTQSIPSNSPPTTSTNHNLETTLDTIDMQAIQMTPNTQVVQQTVKVQACQEPLETQAAQRLQDKVNKSPNQSTQRPGSQPNQRPNSQSNQPSSSTKANQRPQDSQINQRPSTTETNQHSPGTQSQRPLGTQASQRQTSNQQPTTINNQRPVTSASQHPATNASQRPATNTSQRPATNASQRPATNASQRPNTNANQRPATNPNLRPGGTNANQQAGTNSNKKTTTNTTQQSCSTQPSQECQSTQGNQQSPSGQTNQLLSGTQVTEQPSTTQASQRVSGTQNTQSSPIGNTMKRPINHVNQRLTNSISAQRPRTSVQHPSVNSVSQRSTSVTSCPPSPAPHRELSSPASHREPSSPAPHLEPSSPAPHLEPSSPAPHLEPSSPAPHREPSSPAPHREPSSPAPYREPSSPAPHREPSSPAPYREPSSPAPHREPSSPAPHRQPISSPAPHRQPSSSPAPHRQSGSTTPRPQNTISTSPVAGPTPKATPSPRTTSSPSTSTVSLTVGNKETIPVSTLANSGYVAGSSKSNSMQSGKSNGSKSSMAFSQARSAHPLGNSNVKSAPSKSQSTAGVKGSPKSPGRGRGSSGTPNILSIAQSLASRQLQQRTSTSTSTTTTTNVSAAQVGTHQAYTSAALNTNVYPNAIGGGLVSPALAAYMASAYGDPSALTDVTAMRNLITLSQTAACIREFNLAAMVKAAETLPRPSDPTPIDLSPTSKAAPQTPLTNGRTHTATAHVPTNTRTVASHTSKSPSSKGQRSTDTIASTTISPPTPEVTITKLPNTPASTSATGSGKGTLGSTKLGPTNTNTVSITKRPASSNRIAVAKSPANASVRQIPNPSFLRHQSEARNNNNVAKATSLSSASSSQAMTTSSSKAHSSTKQSTSSGRITGNSPLKETGPLPETSSILKIEHLTRSLAAPGSQAYRFFNDR